The genomic segment tattcaatAATTCAATGAAAACCAATGAAGACCAGGAGACCAAGCACCGACTAACAGATCATACCCCCCACCCAGAACAAGCTTTAACCTTTTCCAATAATTGCATTATTAAGCCATATTCACACTTAAGCTAAGCATTACCTCCATTATTAAACATCTAATCTTTTTCTAGCTGATTCATGATAATTACTCTCCACCTGTCGAAGGCTTTGGACATGGAAATTCAGGAGGCAGGGGAATGGAGTTGGTTTGTAATTTTGGGAGATAAAGAGAGGCAGATGTGGCAATTCAAGCAAGCAAAAAGCGAAGGAAGGTAAGGGCTATAAttagaatgatttaaaatttcgCGCCAGCCACGTGAAGGCCATGCAATGCGTGGGGACAACGACCTCAATTTATgatacttttaattaattaattaattaatcttagCAGGTACAGGCTAATTAGCCTAAAGTAGGCATGGCCGACCTTGCTATATGTACTTCCCAGTCCCCTTCCCCATTCCCCACCTACTTCATATACTTCCATTTGCTTACGGTGAAATAACTATGGAAAAAGCAAGTGAAATGAGTAGGAAAATCATTGGAATATCTGAATTTTTGTAAAGCTGAAGCAACTGTACCCAGACCTTTCCCTGGTTGTCTCTTTGTGCAGAAGACCATACCTTGTTAATCAGTTGGCCTTCTGGTACCACTCTATACGTGGGGAGGGGGCCTCCATTGCAGGCTCTATCCGACGTTAGGGAATAGCATGAGAAACTGAACCAGAGGGCTAGTTCTCGGATCTGTCCCCTGGGTCATTATCTATGGAGTTGACATTGGCCGTGGGAAAACTTTAGTATCATGAAACTCATAAATATGTGCCTAACCAATGCATCAGATTCGTTGGTTTCAACTTTCCTGTTATGTATTTATGATTGTTTCAGAAAAGATGCTATACTGTTGACTCTCTTTATATTACATGTACACTGAATCTGAAGAGAAGAGGGAAAAAGAATATTTGCATTGGATCAGTACAGATCCagctttttatttaaaaggtTATATACCTGTTTAAACTATAGAATATTAAGCCACATTGGGGTTTCAGGCATTTGGAAAACACTGCAAACTAATCAGATGGTTATATTTTACCACAATCTTCTACCACGTGCTAGGAAAGATCCATTCATACGAATTCTCCGGTATATCGCAGGCTGGTTCAGCTTTCAAGAGGATTGAGCACATGCCCCTATGAACAGAACAACGCCAGTCACATCTTCTCTGATCAGGAAAAGGAAAGGATGGTCAGCAGCCCCAAAGTCATTTGCAATGAACAGAAGAGTTTGTAGAGACCTGCTGTGACAGCAGCGGCCTGTAGGTTTCTGACCCACAGTCGAATCAGACATTAATTCCTTTGAGACCTCCGAAGCTTCCTTTGAGAACCTCCGAAGCTTCCTTTGAGAACTTCCGAAGCTTCGAACCAGAATGAAATCTTGAGCCTTGGGATCCTGAATTCACCAACTTCTACTGTTCTAGATGGATGGAAGGTGGCGTTCTAAGAAACCAGATTCGGAACTCGCTTACTCTACCAAAGTTTGGCATGCCATCTTTTCCCTCTGGAAGACAGATGTACAAGGAGAACCGACGGTTATCTCCATCTGATCGATTCACGGAGGTCCATTGTTCGGAAACTAAAAGCAAATCTCAACTCCAAGCAAGAACATTGCCTTGCTTAGGCTATAGATGCGATAGAGTTCACCAGCAGAGAGTGAAGAGCAAAGCACTGTTGTTCTAAAGAGGGAAGGAAGGACGTTGCTGCTTTGCCGCGTTGGAGTTAAGCTTAGAGTGGGCCGATGGGGGCTTTTGTTTGTGGACTGTATGCCCATGCCTCATCTCTTATTGGGATCAAGTCTATTTGATAAGATAGTTCTTGTTATAGGCTCTGGGTCAAGCCTGCACAAGTAATCTATCTGAAAAATGAGCTGAAATTTGGCTATCTGCATCATTATCTTCTCCTTCGGAACCCTCCTAATACTCTTTACCATTATTATCTAATACATTCTTCACCACCTTTGACATTTGAAGGATTCATTTTGCAATGATAGATTTCAGGAACATAAATAGTAATGGAAAAATgtattggataaaattaacagaaaaaaaaaaaaaagaaagggtaaGAGAGGAGAGCTAAGCTTTAAGTATTCAACAAGTCAAAAGCCATGAGAATGTATTTCTAATGGGAACAACAAGTAGTTTATTGTTATAACCTACTGGGATCAACAGCAAAGACATAGGAAACGAAAAGGAAACTTACAAGAAAGCATAAGTCACACGGGTTAGACTACACAACCACTTAAGCGGCACTAGGCTCTGGCATATGCAAACTACAACACATCAACCGGATGCTTAAAATAACCACAAATCTTCCATTTGTTCAGCTAGTTATCCTCCTCGTACACATTTTCCTACATAAGGATCAGAACAGATTTATCAACTTTCAAGAGGATTGAGGACGTGCCCAATGAACAGAACAACTCCAGTCACATCTTCCCTGATCAGGAAGAGGAATGGATGGTCAGccacaaaatctattttttccTCAACAAGCACACCCCTGAGTCTTATAACACCAGCAGAAGCAGCTGCAGCTTCTGTCCCTTCTTCATTAACTTCAATGAAAGATTTATGGAATATATTTGAAACATACAGGCTTTGACCCAAAGGCGAATCCACCATCTCTGTCAAACCTCCTTCACCAGAGAAAGGCAATACAAGTCCTAATCTCTTCAGAACTTCAGAAGCTTCGAATCCAAATGAAATCTTGAATCTTGGAATCCTGAATTCACCCACTTTAACTGGTTCATATGGCAGGTGGCGTTCCAAGAAACCAGATTCAGAACTCACTTTCTCTACCAAAGCCGGCAGACCATCTTTTGCATCTGGAAGAAAGAAATACATGGAGAAACGACGCTTATCTCCACCTTGTTTATACGGAAGCCCTAGGACTTTGAAACCATCATACGCACCAACGGCTTGCTTCTTTTGGCTGGTCATAAAAGGTGCCTTAACAGAGCTTCCATTTACAAGGTAGaagtcattttcttttgtttttgacgCATCGAACGTTTCATTCCAAGCTCCTTTGAAGTAAAGTGCATTAGCAAATATAAGCCTGGTTGAACCATCAACCGACCCTGGCGGAAGAAGTTGTTTAATAAGACCACTGGTCTCCTTTTCTGCCCACAAATTCACTTCACCAGCCACTTGAACAGCCTTCAAAGATACCaacaacattaaaaaaaagaagaagaacagtTAACATATTCATTTAACCCAGAAGTTAAAAAACAAATGGCAAGTGAATGCTACCAATATAATCAATAAACATATCATTAACTTATGTACTACCTATACATCAGTGGTACAGGAATTAGTTCATATATTCCTTCCTATAAGTAGCTTATACTTAATTATCTACAGTTTCAAGGAATGCTTGATAAGTActatctataaaaaaaattcaaaaaaaaaaaggtactATTTCTCATAAGTACTGTGTTGAAattcttattttcaaaatatgggCATGGCTACATCTATAAGATTTGGGAAACAATTGGGGTCACTGGATCCCCATAGAtttgaaacttgaaaaatatCCAGTTTTGCAACGTGTTAAGATCCCAGCTACATTTGAAGGGAAAGAACAGAGACATATTAAAAGCAGCGATCGGAAGACAAACATCAGAATCCAAATAAAGAAGCTACTACCTTGGTTTGGAAATCGACTTGATTAGAAGCAGCCTTGTAGACATTATCCACAACCTGTTTGAAAGAAGGCTTGAGAGGGAGAGACTTGTCGATCCAAACCCCGTTGGCAAACGACAACCGGGGCCCACCCGCGGGGCTACCGTCGGCGAACACAACGGAAACGAGCTCGGAGGAGAAGGAGCCGAGGTGGTCGTTGGATGCTGACTTGAGGAAAGAGAGGAGCTGGTCGAGGGTTGGGCCCGTAGAGCCAGCCGCGATCATGCTGAGCACCACGTGGATCGACAGCGGCGAGAAGGCAAGGTTGGAGTCCTTGGCTTCGGTCTGGAGCACGTGCTTCGTCAGGCTTAAGGTTACGTCGGTTTGCCTCCTGATCGATTCACGGAGATCCATTGTCGGAATCTAAAACACAAACAAGTCGAGAACAAAGTTAGCCCTTTTACTTCACTTAGGTTTTAGCTCAAGTCTTCGACAAAGCCGAGCCGAAACAAGGACCGTTATCTTTAAGCAGGACAGCTGAATATTTAATATTGTGAAATGGGACCGTCGCGGCTTTGCCGCGTAGGAGAGAATCCGTGTTGAACACTTGAACTTTCGCTTTGCGTGGGAATTAAGCTTcctttgatatatatatattttttatttggataACAGAGTAAATTTCacctattaattaattgagattaagtatttaaatattaatactatttttaaaatttttaataaaataaaattgtgagacataatgattcaaaatgaataatattttataaatttatatgaatatcattaaataaaaaaaaatacaagtgAGAATCCATTAGAATATAAATTACAACTCCAATGTGATTGCTTTACAACTAAACAACTTAGCAgtgaagaacaaaaacattaaaaagaaCGAAAGAAAACGAAGCTACCAGAAAGCATATACTATGCTTTGGCATGTGTGAAATGCAACATCCAGATACTTGAGATTTCCACAATCCTGAATCATTTGCTTGTCAGGCTTTGATATGCTGGGGTATGTTCATTCTCCTTTATAGCAAATTTATCAGCTTTCAAAGGGGATTGAGCACATGCCCGATGAACAGCAGAACTCCACTTACATCCTCTGTGATCATGAAAAGGAATGGATGGTCAGCCACGAAATCTATCGTATCCTAAACTAAACGTAGCACTTCCAAATGCCACGACAATAGCAGCAGTACAAGCTGCAGCTTCTGTCCCTTCTTCATTAACCTCGATGAAAGATTTATGGAATATGTCTGAAACATACGGGTTCTGACCCTCAGGCAGATCCGCCATCTATGTCAAATCTGCTTATTGAGAAGAGAAAGGTGATACAAGTCCTGATCCCTTGACAACTTCGCAAGCTTTAAACCCAGATGAGATTTTGAACCTGGGCATCCGGAATTCACCTACTGCAACTTGTTCGTATGGAATGTGGCGTTGCAAGAAACAGGATTCAGAACTCACTTTCTCTACCAAAGCTTTCAACCCATCTCTTGCATCTGGAAGATGTACATGGTGAAACGGCGGATATCTCCACCTTGCTTATAAGGAAGTCCGAGCACTTTGAAACCATCATAGGCGCGAATGTACTGCTTCTTCTTGCTGGTCATAAAGGGCACTTGAACAGAGCTTCCATTTGTAAGATAGAAGTCATGGTCTTTTGTTTTCAATGAATCGAATTTTTCATTCCAAACTCCTTTGAAGTAAAGTGCATTAGCAAATATGAGCCTGGTCAAACGGTTCACAGACCCTGGAGGAAGAACTTGTTTAATAAGACCATTCGTCTCCTTTTCCGCCCATAAGTTCACTTCACTCCTCATGAGATCAGCCTTCAAAGAAACTAAAAACAtgacaaacaaaaaaagttaattggCATAAGAATTTCCcagatagaaaaaaaaaagggaaaatcgAATAGAAAATATACTAAACAAGATAAGATCATAGtttaaaaacaaacaaaaattacaGAGGAGAGCAAATATAATACCTCGGTTTGGAAATCAACTTGATTGGAAGCAGCCTTGTAGACATTCTTCATTATCTGTCTAAAGGAGTGCTTGAGAGGGAGAGACTTGTCGACCCAAACACCATTAGAGAA from the Theobroma cacao cultivar B97-61/B2 chromosome 8, Criollo_cocoa_genome_V2, whole genome shotgun sequence genome contains:
- the LOC18591273 gene encoding serpin-ZX, with the protein product MDLRESIRRQTDVTLSLTKHVLQTEAKDSNLAFSPLSIHVVLSMIAAGSTGPTLDQLLSFLKSASNDHLGSFSSELVSVVFADGSPAGGPRLSFANGVWIDKSLPLKPSFKQVVDNVYKAASNQVDFQTKAVQVAGEVNLWAEKETSGLIKQLLPPGSVDGSTRLIFANALYFKGAWNETFDASKTKENDFYLVNGSSVKAPFMTSQKKQAVGAYDGFKVLGLPYKQGGDKRRFSMYFFLPDAKDGLPALVEKVSSESGFLERHLPYEPVKVGEFRIPRFKISFGFEASEVLKRLGLVLPFSGEGGLTEMVDSPLGQSLYVSNIFHKSFIEVNEEGTEAAAASAGVIRLRGVLVEEKIDFVADHPFLFLIREDVTGVVLFIGHVLNPLES